In the Candidatus Saccharimonas aalborgensis genome, one interval contains:
- a CDS encoding M16 family metallopeptidase has protein sequence MKHTTTEIRLKNGARGLLIDVPGATVMSFQFQFRAGNRYVKNKDIYETAHIMEHMAFGANAAFKSEHAYEAEFTKNGAYHNAFTSDLSMVYVATCADFEWDRILNLQQVAICQPKFNASELEAEKGNVKSELTGYLNNHERVLWPKIQQLLGESVYTYWQRLQTISNVTLRDIREHHRRTHTTDNMRFVIAGKLYGRKAQIQRMLEEWELPRGERFEVPRDELTSGNPTLIRRKEASNLTFGWSLTLPRALTDEEAEAMSCLDQILTGTMHSRIYGAARKKGLAYGMFSDTSVGLHDSSWDFGGQVNLETSHGLVDIIVREVKAVMDGRITDEELAAAKSYALGRHQMGAQTVSQISNFYSNRYFGDEVVKDYEKVPDAIRNITLDRMLATAREFIAHNTWVLAGVSSGEKEEIVSLNAKLETVFSRTPH, from the coding sequence ATGAAACATACCACCACAGAGATACGTCTAAAAAATGGGGCACGAGGGTTGCTTATTGATGTCCCCGGAGCAACGGTGATGAGTTTTCAGTTTCAGTTTCGAGCCGGTAATCGCTATGTAAAAAATAAAGACATCTACGAGACGGCGCACATCATGGAACACATGGCGTTTGGGGCAAATGCTGCATTTAAGAGTGAGCATGCCTATGAGGCAGAGTTTACAAAAAACGGTGCCTACCACAACGCCTTCACTAGCGACCTCTCTATGGTATATGTTGCGACATGTGCTGATTTCGAATGGGATCGGATCCTCAATTTGCAGCAAGTCGCGATTTGCCAGCCGAAGTTTAATGCGAGTGAACTCGAAGCCGAAAAAGGGAACGTGAAAAGTGAGCTAACGGGATATCTCAATAACCATGAGCGAGTATTGTGGCCAAAGATACAGCAGTTGCTTGGCGAGAGCGTTTATACCTACTGGCAGCGATTGCAGACCATTTCAAATGTAACGCTGAGAGACATTAGAGAGCATCATCGGCGCACGCACACCACCGACAACATGCGTTTTGTGATAGCCGGTAAACTCTATGGACGAAAAGCGCAGATTCAACGGATGCTCGAAGAGTGGGAGTTACCGCGTGGCGAACGTTTCGAAGTGCCGCGTGATGAATTGACAAGTGGCAACCCGACGCTTATTCGACGAAAAGAAGCCTCAAATCTGACATTTGGATGGTCCCTGACCTTGCCACGTGCACTCACCGACGAAGAGGCGGAAGCGATGAGTTGTCTCGACCAGATACTGACGGGCACCATGCACTCGCGCATTTACGGTGCAGCTCGTAAAAAGGGATTGGCGTACGGTATGTTTAGTGACACGTCAGTAGGACTTCACGATAGCAGCTGGGACTTTGGCGGACAAGTAAACTTGGAAACTTCCCACGGGCTTGTCGATATTATAGTGCGCGAGGTAAAAGCAGTCATGGATGGACGCATTACTGACGAGGAATTAGCTGCTGCTAAATCCTATGCACTCGGTCGACATCAGATGGGAGCTCAGACAGTATCGCAAATCAGTAACTTCTACTCAAATCGTTATTTCGGTGACGAAGTAGTGAAGGACTATGAAAAAGTCCCCGACGCTATAAGAAATATCACGCTTGATCGCATGCTAGCAACAGCTCGCGAGTTTATTGCTCATAATACCTGGGTTTTGGCGGGGGTAAGTAGTGGTGAAAAAGAAGAAATTGTTTCACTCAATGCTAAACTAGAAACAGTATTTTCGCGCACACCACACTAA
- a CDS encoding M16 family metallopeptidase, whose translation MALKHKIEEVVLKNGARGLFVHVPGASVFCYELCFRAGNEYVAGPDVQQTAHLLEHMLAKTCKGLETAEAFSREFTKNGAYSNATTWQTNMVYEGNCADMEWDRVLGLQLCSISEPILTEESLQVEKGNVREELSGQLSNHPRTLWQYINRSLGDSIALDEEKIASIDAVTLGSLDEHWRRTHTQSNFHFCIVGDMSGKRAKLKSMFESWQLPKGNGWLAPEQHVYHRGETVSITRNDEHSIEFIFAMTIPRRLDQTERWAMSMLTHILTGTFHSRIYGVARDKGYCYDVSSGAGDKFDGTSDWSFQAQVTKEQAPKLLKLIARELLRVRDGDISEKELDETRQYAYGVYQKSYQSIYDLMCYSSDYFFDDSYTAVDENIKLIDAINRDTIVRLAREFIDSLAWTYGEIGPVSPGETEVRRSLFSRLKGE comes from the coding sequence ATGGCACTTAAGCACAAGATTGAAGAAGTGGTACTAAAGAATGGTGCAAGGGGCCTGTTTGTTCACGTGCCTGGGGCGAGTGTCTTTTGCTATGAGTTGTGTTTTCGGGCTGGTAATGAGTATGTGGCCGGTCCAGATGTTCAGCAGACAGCGCATTTGCTTGAACATATGCTTGCAAAGACGTGTAAGGGGCTTGAGACTGCCGAGGCATTTAGCCGCGAGTTTACAAAAAACGGTGCCTATAGCAATGCGACTACCTGGCAGACCAACATGGTATATGAGGGAAACTGTGCGGATATGGAGTGGGATCGCGTACTTGGACTGCAACTGTGCTCAATATCTGAGCCAATACTCACCGAAGAATCACTCCAGGTCGAAAAGGGTAATGTTCGTGAAGAACTCAGCGGTCAGCTAAGTAACCATCCTCGGACGCTTTGGCAGTATATAAATCGCTCGCTCGGCGATAGTATCGCTTTGGACGAAGAGAAAATTGCCTCGATCGACGCCGTCACGCTTGGTAGTCTGGATGAACATTGGCGGCGAACCCATACACAATCAAATTTTCATTTCTGTATCGTCGGAGATATGTCCGGTAAGCGAGCAAAACTAAAGTCCATGTTTGAAAGCTGGCAATTACCAAAGGGGAACGGATGGCTTGCTCCGGAACAACACGTGTACCATAGGGGTGAGACGGTCTCAATTACCCGTAACGACGAGCACTCAATTGAGTTTATTTTTGCTATGACGATACCGCGACGCCTCGATCAAACCGAGCGCTGGGCAATGAGCATGCTCACACATATTCTGACCGGTACGTTTCACTCTCGTATCTACGGCGTTGCCCGCGATAAGGGTTATTGCTATGACGTCTCCTCGGGGGCGGGAGATAAGTTTGACGGTACATCAGACTGGAGTTTCCAGGCGCAAGTAACTAAAGAACAGGCACCAAAACTACTAAAGTTGATCGCGCGTGAGCTCCTGCGTGTGCGTGACGGTGATATTAGTGAAAAAGAATTGGACGAGACCCGGCAATATGCCTACGGTGTCTACCAGAAATCATATCAGTCGATCTATGATCTCATGTGTTACTCAAGCGACTATTTCTTTGACGACTCCTACACTGCCGTAGACGAGAATATTAAGTTGATTGACGCTATCAATAGGGACACTATCGTTCGCTTGGCTCGCGAGTTTATTGATTCTCTCGCATGGACATATGGCGAAATAGGTCCCGTGTCACCTGGGGAGACGGAGGTGCGTCGCAGCCTGTTCTCACGGCTCAAGGGGGAGTAA
- the murD gene encoding UDP-N-acetylmuramoyl-L-alanine--D-glutamate ligase yields the protein MVKIAIAGYGIEGEQSVKYWLSRGDDVVVVDEQETLSRAVPDGVPTRLGPHVLDDLSEFDLVVRTAGLAPHKISSAKRIWSATNEFFARCPAPIIGVTGTKGKGTTCSLITAILRAAGHTVHLVGNIGQPALETLPDIAEQDIVVYELSSFQLWDLEKSPHIAVVLMIEPDHLDVHASMEEYVQAKATIVRYQNRDDVVIYYADNHWSEEIAAQAISNKIRYGTAEDQGVYVKSSNFFVQDQLVCPVDCLTIAGNFNRENACAAITASLTVDRSVAPFVAEGLRSFHGLPHRLKYVATRGGVDYYDNSIATTPGSAVAALNSFEGKRIIILGGSDKGADYAPVIEACLNAGARVIAIGQTGDKIATLCEQAGVAVVRIEGGMREVVAAARSVADSGSTVILSPASASFDQYKSYADRGDQFIEAVLQLAQ from the coding sequence ATGGTGAAAATTGCGATTGCGGGCTATGGGATCGAGGGTGAGCAAAGTGTCAAATACTGGCTATCGCGAGGTGATGATGTCGTGGTGGTCGACGAACAAGAAACCTTGTCACGCGCTGTACCAGACGGTGTTCCTACTAGACTAGGACCGCACGTACTCGATGATTTATCTGAATTCGATCTTGTGGTCCGAACAGCAGGTCTTGCGCCCCACAAAATTTCTTCGGCTAAGCGCATTTGGTCCGCAACGAACGAATTTTTCGCGAGATGCCCAGCTCCTATTATCGGGGTAACGGGTACGAAGGGAAAGGGCACGACGTGTAGCTTGATAACGGCAATATTGAGAGCCGCCGGACATACGGTACACCTTGTTGGTAACATTGGCCAACCTGCCCTTGAGACATTACCTGATATTGCTGAGCAGGACATCGTCGTGTATGAATTAAGCAGTTTTCAACTATGGGACCTCGAAAAGAGTCCGCACATCGCAGTTGTACTGATGATTGAGCCCGATCATTTGGACGTTCATGCATCGATGGAAGAGTATGTGCAGGCAAAGGCGACTATTGTGCGATACCAAAATCGAGACGATGTCGTGATTTACTATGCTGATAATCACTGGTCTGAGGAAATTGCAGCACAAGCTATTAGCAATAAAATTCGCTATGGTACGGCCGAAGACCAAGGAGTATATGTAAAATCGAGCAATTTTTTTGTTCAAGATCAATTAGTCTGCCCCGTTGATTGTTTAACCATTGCCGGTAATTTCAACCGAGAAAACGCTTGTGCTGCGATTACAGCTTCACTTACAGTTGACAGGTCTGTCGCTCCTTTTGTAGCTGAGGGCCTCCGTTCTTTTCATGGATTACCACATAGGCTCAAATATGTCGCCACAAGAGGCGGCGTAGATTATTATGACAACAGTATCGCAACGACACCTGGTTCTGCGGTGGCGGCGCTCAATTCATTTGAAGGAAAAAGAATCATCATCTTAGGCGGTTCGGATAAGGGCGCAGACTATGCGCCAGTCATTGAAGCATGTTTGAATGCAGGGGCGCGTGTGATTGCGATTGGTCAAACCGGAGACAAGATTGCAACATTATGTGAACAAGCAGGGGTGGCAGTTGTAAGGATTGAGGGCGGTATGCGTGAGGTAGTGGCGGCAGCTAGGTCAGTCGCGGATAGTGGCTCAACAGTTATCTTAAGTCCCGCAAGTGCCAGCTTTGACCAGTACAAGAGTTATGCGGATCGGGGTGACCAATTTATCGAGGCCGTTTTGCAGTTAGCGCAGTAA
- a CDS encoding glutamate racemase, producing the protein MKIGVFDSGIGGEIVANDLKKHFPDATITAINDRAHLPYGTKTEEQVINLTDTAIQPLIAAASDVIVIACNTATTIALSFLRKKYPDQLFVGIEPMIKTASELTRTNVVAVCATPATLKSKRYNELKKSFAADITVLEPDCSDWASMIEANSVDMSRISSVIADSLAKKADVIVLGCTHYHWIYEQITKLSQERAHIIEPTPSIARQITALTAKRPR; encoded by the coding sequence ATGAAAATCGGTGTATTTGATAGCGGCATTGGCGGTGAGATAGTTGCGAATGACCTAAAAAAGCATTTCCCCGACGCAACCATTACTGCTATAAATGATAGGGCTCACTTGCCCTATGGGACAAAAACTGAAGAACAGGTAATTAACCTTACCGATACCGCAATTCAGCCACTCATCGCAGCAGCATCAGATGTCATTGTTATCGCGTGCAATACTGCCACGACTATCGCTCTTTCATTTCTAAGAAAGAAATACCCCGATCAGTTATTCGTAGGGATTGAGCCAATGATCAAAACTGCGTCAGAACTAACGCGCACAAACGTCGTAGCGGTTTGTGCTACTCCTGCTACCCTAAAAAGTAAGCGCTACAATGAACTCAAGAAGAGCTTTGCTGCTGACATCACGGTTTTAGAACCTGACTGCTCAGACTGGGCCTCTATGATCGAAGCCAACTCGGTTGACATGAGCCGCATATCGTCTGTCATAGCCGACTCACTTGCTAAAAAGGCTGATGTCATCGTCCTTGGGTGCACCCATTACCACTGGATATACGAGCAGATTACGAAGTTATCCCAGGAGCGCGCACATATTATTGAACCTACTCCCTCGATCGCTCGACAAATTACTGCGCTAACTGCAAAACGGCCTCGATAA
- the prfB gene encoding peptide chain release factor 2 — MQPLKKRLTDTRDAIIEAFTLLQIDAKKGQLLSLEQQLHDGSIWSDPETAQRTSKQASVLKNQVDPWVNLLSQADELAELCELGDETLEPEMRQQLQTLEDEYNARRKELLFSGKYDEYTAIVKLSAGAGGTDAQDWCEMLERMYLRWAEKADMKIELIERSAGDEAGIKSATYTISGSYAYGKLQSEHGVHRLVRLSPFNADNLRQTSFALVEIMPEIDTPDEVNVDDKDLKIDVYRAGGHGGQSVNTTDSAVRITHLPTGIVVAIQNERSQLQNKETALKILRGRLVQLQLEQHAESLADLRAGESASWGTQIRNYVLHPYTLVKDTRTKYEEHDAQAVLDGKLDGFIDAYLQQHMAAS, encoded by the coding sequence ATGCAACCACTCAAAAAACGTCTTACTGATACGAGAGATGCTATCATCGAAGCATTCACTCTGCTTCAAATTGATGCGAAAAAGGGTCAGCTTCTTTCGTTGGAGCAACAGCTCCATGATGGCTCGATTTGGTCTGATCCAGAGACAGCACAGCGTACGAGTAAACAGGCAAGTGTATTAAAAAATCAGGTTGATCCATGGGTAAACTTGCTTAGTCAAGCCGATGAATTAGCTGAGCTATGTGAATTAGGGGACGAAACGCTGGAGCCTGAGATGCGCCAGCAACTCCAAACATTGGAGGATGAATATAACGCTCGAAGAAAAGAACTGCTGTTCTCTGGTAAGTATGACGAATACACGGCCATTGTGAAGTTGAGTGCCGGCGCGGGGGGCACGGACGCGCAGGATTGGTGTGAGATGCTCGAGCGTATGTATTTGCGCTGGGCCGAAAAGGCAGATATGAAGATCGAACTGATTGAACGTAGCGCTGGTGACGAAGCGGGCATAAAATCAGCAACCTATACAATCTCAGGTTCCTATGCCTATGGAAAATTGCAGTCTGAGCATGGCGTTCATCGCCTCGTACGGTTGAGTCCATTTAATGCCGACAATCTTCGCCAAACGAGTTTTGCGCTTGTCGAGATTATGCCAGAGATTGATACGCCCGATGAGGTCAATGTCGACGACAAAGATCTCAAAATCGATGTCTATCGCGCTGGAGGGCACGGGGGGCAATCGGTCAACACGACGGATAGTGCAGTGAGGATTACCCATCTTCCTACGGGGATTGTTGTGGCAATCCAAAATGAGCGAAGTCAGCTTCAAAACAAAGAGACAGCACTCAAGATACTGAGAGGGAGGCTAGTTCAGCTGCAATTAGAGCAGCACGCTGAGTCTCTAGCGGATCTGCGCGCTGGTGAGTCGGCGAGTTGGGGCACCCAGATTCGAAATTATGTACTCCATCCCTATACATTAGTCAAGGATACGCGGACGAAATATGAAGAACATGATGCACAGGCGGTGTTGGATGGCAAGCTCGACGGCTTTATTGATGCCTACCTTCAACAACATATGGCTGCATCATAG
- the ftsE gene encoding cell division ATP-binding protein FtsE, whose translation MVMILLDRVTKSYGKDLKPALNRVSLHIEPNEFVILVGTSGAGKSTLLKLLTREEKPTTGKIVVGGIDYDTLKDKHIPLLRRKIGVVFQDFKLLPQRTVFENIAFALEIAGMTNREIRNTVPKVIDLVGLTGKEKSFPHELSGGERQRVAIARAVVRQPKILIADEPTGNLDPRHSWDIVRLLEKINKYGTTVLLTTHNVEIVNKLKRRVIAIDHGKIVSDQAQGSYRQ comes from the coding sequence GTGGTAATGATTCTGTTAGATAGGGTAACAAAATCGTACGGCAAAGATCTCAAACCAGCACTCAATCGCGTTAGCTTGCATATTGAGCCTAATGAGTTTGTGATTCTTGTGGGTACGAGTGGTGCCGGGAAGTCGACACTTCTCAAGCTACTGACGAGGGAGGAAAAGCCCACTACTGGCAAGATTGTCGTTGGTGGCATTGATTATGATACGCTCAAGGACAAGCATATCCCGCTGCTGCGACGCAAAATAGGGGTAGTCTTTCAGGATTTCAAGCTTCTTCCGCAGCGAACGGTGTTTGAAAACATCGCCTTTGCACTCGAGATTGCCGGCATGACAAACCGTGAAATACGTAATACTGTGCCGAAAGTCATTGATCTGGTTGGTCTCACTGGCAAAGAAAAAAGCTTTCCCCATGAGCTCTCTGGTGGCGAGCGGCAGCGTGTAGCGATTGCGCGTGCTGTCGTACGTCAGCCCAAGATTTTGATTGCCGATGAGCCTACCGGTAACCTTGACCCTCGTCACAGCTGGGACATCGTACGATTGCTCGAAAAGATTAATAAGTACGGGACGACCGTGTTGCTCACAACGCATAATGTCGAGATTGTCAATAAATTGAAGCGGCGAGTGATTGCCATCGATCACGGCAAAATTGTCAGTGATCAGGCACAGGGGAGTTATCGTCAATGA
- a CDS encoding cell division protein FtsX has protein sequence MSRSSTNAKALAGQKRHRRQWLTFVRMCRYGINNFSRNAWLTIAATAVMTITLVIIFITVAAQNILSDTTDVIGRRLPRSIFLKPDTTKEQAQPIVDQLSSLANVESVAYSSSEENRAQFAVDNKTDQNTLNALTEASNRIPAKLSINLKDVNNTSQLISFVNDNETLKKYIDPIRKPTFMGDRRAPTETIASWTQFAQKLGIIASVVFVSISSLIIFNTIRMAIFNRKEEIQMMKLIGAEKSFIRGPFVVEAIVYGFIAAVLATVLGVAIMYSSSESLKSYGVPMQGTVDMMTMYIGFILLGMILLGALIGTISSLLATRRYLKL, from the coding sequence ATGAGCCGTTCTAGTACGAATGCTAAGGCATTGGCTGGTCAGAAACGGCACCGCAGGCAGTGGCTTACTTTTGTGCGAATGTGCCGCTACGGTATCAATAACTTTAGTCGTAATGCCTGGCTCACCATCGCTGCTACCGCGGTGATGACTATCACGCTCGTCATTATTTTTATCACCGTTGCTGCTCAAAACATTCTGTCTGATACAACAGATGTCATTGGTCGTCGTTTGCCGCGCTCCATTTTCTTGAAGCCAGACACCACAAAGGAACAGGCTCAGCCGATTGTTGATCAGTTGAGTAGCCTCGCAAACGTCGAAAGCGTCGCCTATAGTAGTTCCGAGGAAAACCGTGCACAGTTCGCGGTTGACAACAAAACTGACCAAAATACCCTCAATGCACTTACTGAGGCAAGCAATCGTATACCAGCAAAACTAAGTATCAATCTCAAGGATGTCAACAACACCAGTCAGCTTATATCATTTGTGAATGACAACGAGACACTAAAAAAATACATTGATCCGATTCGCAAGCCAACCTTTATGGGTGATCGGCGAGCACCGACAGAGACGATAGCGAGCTGGACTCAATTTGCCCAAAAATTAGGCATCATCGCCAGCGTCGTTTTCGTCAGTATTTCGTCATTGATCATCTTTAACACCATTAGGATGGCTATCTTTAATCGCAAAGAGGAAATACAGATGATGAAACTCATTGGTGCAGAAAAAAGCTTCATTCGCGGACCGTTTGTAGTTGAAGCAATCGTCTACGGCTTTATTGCGGCAGTGCTTGCGACAGTGCTGGGTGTCGCTATCATGTATTCTTCATCGGAATCGCTCAAGTCATATGGTGTCCCGATGCAGGGAACGGTCGACATGATGACGATGTATATCGGATTTATATTACTTGGTATGATTTTGCTCGGTGCGCTGATAGGCACAATATCATCGCTACTTGCAACTCGTCGTTACCTCAAACTCTAG
- a CDS encoding coiled-coil domain-containing protein, translating into MMKQRSATPVQRPSIKGLATKSIVVATAVLVILAAPLSITQRVHADSYDDQMQAINNQIRQYQSRADELGKQAQTLQVELDRLTNEKNAIQAQINLSQAQYDKLQRQITDTEKKIADNKDALGETIANMYVDNSITPLEMLASSKSIGDYVDQQEYRASIRDTLNTTIEEIKALKIKLEKDKADVQVVLDRQKAQQASLAAKEAQQAQLVQQTRNDEAAFQGLVSQNQSQLQSIAAQQRAYYDSLRQSSGGGDSGVIGNFSYSNWSGNSGCGSGGYPYCGYQDSYSDPWGLYNRECVSYVAWALSERFGKYVGNFSGNGNAYEWVWSAPRYSGAVRTYDPQPGDAVILPIVPGLAPVGHAMIVESVSGSTVRVSQYNFYGTGEYSTMNIATSGVVFLRFQNK; encoded by the coding sequence ATGATGAAACAACGGTCCGCCACACCAGTTCAGCGCCCCAGTATCAAAGGTCTTGCGACCAAATCTATTGTCGTGGCGACAGCCGTCTTGGTGATACTTGCCGCACCGTTGTCTATTACACAACGAGTTCATGCCGACAGCTACGATGATCAGATGCAAGCTATCAACAACCAGATACGCCAGTACCAGTCACGGGCGGATGAGCTAGGTAAGCAGGCCCAAACCCTCCAGGTAGAACTCGATCGCCTGACAAACGAGAAAAATGCGATTCAAGCACAAATCAACCTTTCTCAGGCACAATACGACAAACTTCAAAGGCAAATAACCGACACTGAGAAAAAAATCGCTGACAACAAAGATGCGCTTGGGGAGACAATCGCAAATATGTATGTCGATAATTCGATTACACCTCTTGAGATGCTTGCTAGCAGCAAAAGTATCGGTGACTACGTCGATCAACAAGAATATCGCGCGTCAATTCGAGATACGCTCAACACTACCATCGAAGAAATAAAAGCACTCAAGATCAAACTTGAAAAAGATAAGGCAGACGTACAAGTTGTGCTCGATCGCCAAAAAGCTCAACAAGCATCATTGGCTGCCAAAGAAGCCCAGCAGGCTCAACTTGTTCAGCAGACTCGAAATGATGAAGCGGCATTTCAGGGGCTTGTTTCACAAAACCAGTCGCAGCTTCAAAGCATTGCCGCTCAACAGCGCGCTTACTACGACAGTCTGCGCCAAAGTAGTGGCGGCGGAGATTCGGGTGTAATTGGTAATTTCTCTTATAGCAATTGGAGCGGAAATAGCGGCTGCGGTAGCGGTGGTTATCCGTATTGTGGCTATCAAGATTCATATTCAGACCCATGGGGACTCTACAACCGCGAATGTGTTAGCTATGTTGCTTGGGCACTCTCGGAGCGGTTTGGTAAATATGTCGGTAATTTTAGTGGTAACGGTAACGCTTATGAATGGGTATGGAGCGCACCGCGTTATAGTGGTGCCGTCAGGACGTATGATCCACAACCAGGTGACGCTGTGATCTTACCGATCGTCCCCGGACTCGCTCCAGTAGGCCATGCCATGATAGTAGAAAGTGTCTCTGGTAGTACGGTACGGGTTAGTCAGTACAACTTCTATGGAACAGGTGAATACAGCACGATGAACATTGCGACATCTGGTGTTGTGTTCTTAAGATTCCAAAACAAGTAG
- a CDS encoding S41 family peptidase yields MPDLQTPHHVAVPQNQSASASRGATRAWYIAIVCAVAISSFVAGTRSDQLWAAIAPVFGIKASSDTLDLLSVQRTFQKLKANYDGTLDTNALIDGANRGMVAAAGDRYTVFMDKSEADAFNKELSGEVSGIGAEIGVRSGQPTILRTLANSPAEKAGVQAGDVILGVNDLSMRGASAADVAEKVRGEADTTVKLTLKRGNDTKEFTITRAKVSDPSVRTSVKDGVGIMKISRFDDQTGTLASEAARSFKDQNVKAIILDLRDDGGGYLDAARQVASLWLDKKVIVTERTGDTVTGTLKADGSPLLGGIKTVVLVNGGSASASEIVAGALQDHKAATLIGEKTFGKGTVQKVIELPGGRILKVTVARWYTPNGKNITKEGITPDMSVVLTSTDMDAGRDPQMDAALAAVK; encoded by the coding sequence GTGCCTGATTTACAAACACCACATCATGTTGCTGTACCTCAAAATCAATCAGCTTCAGCTTCGCGAGGCGCAACAAGGGCATGGTATATCGCGATCGTGTGTGCGGTTGCAATTTCTTCATTTGTAGCGGGAACGCGCAGTGATCAACTGTGGGCTGCGATTGCCCCGGTGTTTGGCATAAAGGCATCGAGTGACACACTTGATCTTTTGAGTGTGCAGCGAACATTCCAGAAGCTAAAAGCGAATTACGACGGTACCCTCGATACAAATGCACTTATCGATGGCGCAAATAGGGGAATGGTGGCCGCTGCGGGTGACCGTTATACCGTCTTTATGGATAAATCTGAGGCCGACGCCTTCAACAAGGAACTGAGCGGTGAGGTGAGCGGCATTGGAGCCGAGATTGGTGTTCGCAGCGGGCAGCCGACCATCTTGCGTACGCTTGCCAATTCTCCTGCCGAAAAAGCAGGCGTTCAGGCTGGTGATGTAATACTTGGAGTCAATGATCTTTCGATGCGCGGCGCGAGTGCTGCAGATGTTGCTGAGAAAGTTCGTGGTGAAGCCGATACAACCGTTAAATTGACGCTCAAGAGAGGCAACGACACGAAAGAGTTTACCATTACACGGGCAAAGGTGAGTGATCCAAGTGTGCGTACAAGTGTGAAAGACGGTGTGGGAATTATGAAGATATCACGATTTGACGATCAAACTGGCACACTTGCATCAGAGGCAGCTCGGTCGTTCAAAGATCAGAATGTCAAAGCAATTATCCTTGATCTGAGAGATGATGGCGGTGGTTATCTTGATGCTGCACGGCAAGTCGCTAGCCTATGGCTCGACAAAAAAGTGATCGTCACAGAGCGCACCGGTGATACGGTCACTGGCACCCTCAAGGCAGACGGTTCGCCGCTATTAGGGGGTATAAAGACGGTTGTACTCGTCAATGGCGGCAGTGCGAGTGCAAGCGAAATCGTTGCAGGTGCACTGCAGGACCATAAAGCAGCGACGTTGATCGGAGAAAAAACCTTTGGTAAAGGCACTGTCCAGAAAGTGATCGAATTGCCCGGAGGACGGATTCTTAAAGTAACTGTCGCGAGGTGGTACACGCCAAATGGCAAGAACATTACAAAAGAGGGCATTACGCCAGATATGTCAGTAGTGTTGACTTCAACTGATATGGATGCCGGCCGCGACCCACAAATGGACGCCGCTCTGGCAGCAGTAAAATAA
- a CDS encoding response regulator transcription factor → MDAVKKKILLVEDDTALAAVYRSRLELEGFEINEVNNGEDALSAAMSYKPDLILLDAMMPKISGFDVLDILRNTPETTNIRVIMLTALSQPKDKERAEQLGVDDYLVKSQVVIGDVVARVKHHLGMDPGPQQAS, encoded by the coding sequence ATGGACGCAGTAAAAAAGAAAATATTGCTTGTCGAAGATGATACAGCGCTTGCCGCCGTGTATCGCTCTCGGCTTGAGCTTGAAGGATTTGAGATCAATGAAGTCAACAATGGCGAAGACGCGCTGTCAGCAGCAATGTCTTATAAACCTGATTTGATACTGCTTGATGCCATGATGCCAAAGATCAGTGGCTTTGATGTACTCGATATCCTACGAAATACCCCCGAGACGACAAACATCCGCGTCATTATGTTAACAGCACTGAGCCAACCAAAAGACAAAGAACGTGCCGAGCAGCTCGGCGTTGATGATTATCTCGTGAAGTCGCAAGTCGTCATTGGCGACGTCGTCGCGAGGGTAAAGCATCACTTGGGCATGGATCCCGGCCCTCAGCAGGCATCATAA
- a CDS encoding 50S ribosomal protein L27, whose translation MSHVKAGGSSKNVHNNAGARLGVKRFGGQVVTAGQVLVRQTGSTKIAGPGTYTSRNFTIHAAQDGVVGFKKVKKGSFTGRTHTRTQVVVS comes from the coding sequence ATGTCACACGTCAAAGCAGGCGGCTCATCAAAGAACGTCCACAACAATGCCGGTGCTCGCCTCGGTGTTAAACGGTTTGGCGGTCAGGTTGTTACCGCTGGTCAAGTACTCGTACGCCAGACAGGCAGTACAAAAATTGCCGGACCTGGTACTTACACGAGCCGAAACTTCACCATTCACGCAGCACAAGACGGTGTTGTCGGATTCAAAAAAGTCAAAAAAGGCTCATTTACTGGCCGCACCCACACTCGTACCCAAGTAGTTGTTAGCTAG